A window of the Lactuca sativa cultivar Salinas chromosome 7, Lsat_Salinas_v11, whole genome shotgun sequence genome harbors these coding sequences:
- the LOC111914289 gene encoding polyphenol oxidase I, chloroplastic, producing MSSFQSLATFTSITTRTLPNSPSNRRSNSYPKQTHRLKVSCNVAPEDNEKLLVVPETQKLILPKTSLDTLNVDRRNLLLGLGGLCTTVNFTSIPTAFGRPITAPDISSCRASTDGLDLKNAIRTNACCPPNLSKKVKDFVFPNDKSLRIRRAAHKAPEDYITKYKAALKAMRALPDDHPHSFVSQAKIHCAYCNGGYTQIATGDSDKIIQIHNSWLFFPFHRWYLYFYERILGKLINDPTFAIPYWNWDNPAGMTLPAFFEEGNNRKEKLENPAFDAFRNTSHFAPTIVELDYQGEDSGAPSAKQININLTQMNSQMIRNAHDTRSFFGGKYVAGSDPIPNGDRCVGSIEAGCHTAIHRWVGDSRTFNNEDMGNFYSAGYDPLFYVHHANVDRMWVEWKGLDKRNKEPKDEDWLNASYVFYDENEELVRVYNKDCVRNDKLRYAYEFSPLPWLNNRPTPRTLKSKIALKSVGTVKQVEDTKFPLKLDKITKVLVKRPATNRSQEEKEKAVELLLIKDVKYNGGKFVKFDVFVNDQDDVRASSAEESEFAGSFAQLPHGPGDDMLMTSGARFGLTELLEDIQAEDDELILVTLVPKAGCEEVTVGEIKVELVPLDD from the coding sequence ATGTCTTCTTTCCAATCTCTTGCAACCTTCACTTCCATCACCACCAGAACACTACCAAATTCCCCCTCCAATCGCCGCTCCAACAGTTACCCGAAACAAACCCACCGTTTAAAAGTCTCATGCAATGTCGCACCAGAAGACAATGAGAAGTTACTcgtagtcccagaaacccaaaaacttattctccccAAAACATCTCTCGACACACTTAATGTGGACCGGAGGAACTTGCTCCTTGGCCTCGGCGGCCTTTGTACCACCGTCAACTTCACCTCCATTCCGACAGCGTTTGGCAGACCAATCACAGCCCCTGACATCTCCTCATGCCGTGCCTCAACCGATGGTTTAGACCTAAAGAACGCCATAAGAACCAATGCATGTTGTCCACCTAATTTGTCAAAAAAGGTTAAAGATTTTGTGTTCCCTAATGACAAAAGTCTTCGGATTAGAAGAGCGGCACATAAAGCCCCCGAAGACTACATTACCAAGTACAAAGCAGCACTCAAAGCCATGAGAGCTCTACCAGACGACCACCCACATAGCTTCGTTTCACAAGCTAAAATTCATTGCGCTTACTGTAACGGCGGATACACTCAAATCGCGACTGGTGACTCTGATAAGATTATTCAGATTCACAACTCATGGCTCTTCTTTCCTTTCCATCGTTGGTACTTGTATTTCTACGAGAGAATCCTCGGGAAGTTAATTAACGATCCCACTTTCGCTATACCTTACTGGAACTGGGACAATCCTGCCGGGATGACTCTTCCGGCATTCTTCGAAGAAGGAAACAACAGAAAAGAAAAGTTAGAAAACCCTGCCTTTGACGCTTTCCGCAACACCAGCCATTTCGCGCCAACAATTGTCGAGCTCGACTACCAAGGTGAAGATAGTGGCGCTCCTTCTGCTAAACAGATAAACATCAATCTTACTCAAATGAATAGTCAGATGATCCGTAACGCCCATGACACACGAAGCTTCTTTGGTGGCAAGTATGTCGCTGGGAGTGATCCCATACCGAATGGTGACCGGTGTGTTGGGTCAATCGAAGCTGGTTGTCACACCGCTATCCATAGATGGGTGGGTGACTCAAGAACATTTAACAACGAGGACATGGGGAATTTCTACTCAGCTGGGTACGACCCTTTGTTCTATGTCCATCATGCTAATGTCGACCGTATGTGGGTGGAATGGAAGGGTTTGGACAAAAGAAACAAAGAACCTAAAGATGAGGACTGGCTTAATGCATCGTACGTGTTTTATGATGAAAACGAAGAACTTGTTCGTGTCTACAACAAAGACTGTGTCCGTAATGATAAGCTAAGATACGCTTACGAATTTTCCCCACTCCCATGGCTCAATAATCGACCCACTCCACGTACTTTGAAATCAAAGATCGCCTTGAAATCGGTGGGAACTGTAAAACAAGTGGAGGACACGAAGTTCCCATTGAAGCTAGACAAAATCACCAAGGTCCTGGTGAAGAGGCCAGCTACCAACCGAAGCCAAGAGGAGAAGGAGAAAGCAGTTGAGCTGTTGTTGATTAAAGACGTCAAGTATAATGGTGGAAAGTTTGTCAAGTTTGATGTGTTTGTGAATGATCAGGATGATGTCAGGGCAAGCTCTGCAGAAGAGAGTGAGTTTGCAGGTAGTTTCGCACAGTTGCCACATGGCCCTGGTGACGACATGTTAATGACGAGTGGTGCAAGGTTCGGGTTAACTGAGcttttggaggacattcaggctGAGGACGATGAGCTTATTTTGGTCACATTGGTGCCAAAGGCAGGGTGCGAGGAAGTTACCGTTGGTGAGATCAAGGTCGAGTTAGTTCCTCTTGACGACTGA